The genomic stretch CTCCGGCGATCGAGCCGTCGGCCCGGCGGTACTCCACCGTGATCCCGTCGACGAGCATCCGGTGCACGGCGCGGTTGCGCTCGATCAGCGTCGGCGCGTCGGTCCGCGTGAACTTGCGGAAGGCGTCTTCGACCGCCTCGGCGGGAAGCTCCGCGTTCAAACGCGCGAGCGCCTCGCGCAGCCGCCCCGTGAGGATCACGTCGCGGTAGTCGGGATCGACCCGCTCCGCGCCCGCCTCGCCGAAGGCGAGATCGGGACCGTAGAGCACCGAGTAGCCGAGTTCCTCGAACCACGCGAGGGCGGCGTCTTCGACGACGGATTCGGTGAAGTGCGTCATGGTTTACTCTGCGTTTCATGTCCCCGAATCCAATCATGGTCCGGGACTACCAATTCACCGATTGGGCCACCTGTCTTCTGCAACATTCTGCGTTCGCGCTGTTTAATCGCAAGGGACAGCATCTGGATCGCTGACCTGGCCACGCGGAGCGCGCGAAGAACCTCCTCAACGAACGGTTCTTGAAGGTAACGCTCAACCTCTGGAGCTTGTCGGCCATCCGAGGGATCACCAAGATCGTGAAGCACTACGAACCGGTGCGTTCCAGCGTTCCGAAGCTCTTTCTGCGGGTGCAAGATGCCGCCCTTGGTTTCGTAGTCCTCGGCAAGCTCTGCGAGGCCGAAGAGTGCGTAGGCTCCTTCGCGAACAACTTTCTCAACCACCGGGACAAGTGGGTTCGGGGCGCTTCTCTCGCCGTTGCTCTGGCGCCACAACCTGCCAAAGTAGACCTTGTCTGGTGCTAGACCGATTTCGAAATAATGGTTCGCGGTCACAGCCACTTTGTCGAGAAGATCGAGGGCCGTGCGGTGCGCGAGCACAAGCGCAGAAGACTGCGGACCATAGTTTGCGTAATCGAGAGTGTCGGCGAATCGCCCCGTCTCGGGCCAACCATGGTCCTCTGTCGCCCTCCATGCAAGATCGCGGGCCAGGATGAAGTCGGCTTTCAAGACGTTGAACATCGCAAACACTGGAGGTGGCGTTGCCCCTGATGAATCAGGTTCACGCTCCATGATGCCCGGAAGAGAAAGCCAATCCAGTTTCCCCAGGGCAGGATCTACGAGTTCGACCGCCGGGGCGAGGGTCAGTCGTTCGCGTTCCACCCAGCGGACGAATGGATCTGAGTGCGGTGAGCGAGACGGAGGATCACCAAGTTCGTCAGACAGCGACGCGAGTTGTTTTGCGGTGCGCGCACCAACGTACTCACTGACATGGCCTTGATGCTCCTTCGCGATCTTGGCCAACATTTCGGCCTCGATGCGCGTGAGGTCAGAGCAGTCTCCTTGTTTGAAAAGCCATATGAGATCTCTAGCCGCAGCGCCAGCAGCAACCCCGTTTGCGGGATCAAGTTGAAGTGCTGCAAGCCGGGCGTCGTGTGCCTCACCGAGTCGGAAGCTGTGCGTGAGTAGGTTGGCAAGGTTCGTCCAAGCCTGTGTTCGGATCTTCGATTCAGCACCAGTGTCCCGCGCTACCTTCCAGTAAAGACGTCGCGCCTCCGCGCGCTGTTCGCGCGTGCGTTCCTGATGATCTAGCCAACCATGCGAGTATGGCGGGTATCCGACGATCGCAGCGAGGGCATTGGCAAGGTTGTAGGCGACAAGGGTATGAGGGTGCGCCTCGTAGAGTTCGCGGAACAGACGCAGCCCCTCTTCGATCGCGTCTTGCTGTCGCGTAGCCGCGCCGCCATCCACGAGAATCGCTGCCCGGACCCACATTGCCTTCAAGCGATCTGGAGTATCGAGAGCAATCTCTCGCGCCCGCCGCACAGCCTCACAAGGATCGGCATCTAGTAGGGCAGACAGACGAACGGACAGCTCGTGGAACACGTCACCCGGTTTGGTCACGATCCGATCGAGGCTCATGCCCGCGCCTCCAGCACACACTCAACATCCTTCACGCGCACCTCGCCCGAGATCAGCTTGGGCAGCAACGAGTCGCGCATCGCGGCGAGGATGCTGGATTCGCGTTCGTTCTCAGCCATCTTCGCAAGCAGCGGCCTGGTAATGAGCGAATACCTCTCTACAACAGCGTCGTCTGCCTTGACGACCTGCGTTGCTGCGACGACCTCTGTACGCACGGCGGGATATGCCCCGCCGTCCGCCAGATGTGAGAGGGTCTCGATGTTCTCTACAGCGGTAGCTGCAAAATACACGAATTCGGCGTACTCGATTTTCAGCGGCCGAAGGACGGCGAAACCGGTGCTCCCGGTAAGCCCGTCATCAGCGATGAAGGCGTACGAACCGTTGCCGGGTCGCACCGTTCCGACAATGGTGTCATTCGGTCGCAGTACACGCTGCGCTCGACTCGGCGCGTCTTGTCGTGCGTAGAGCGTGACCGTCTCGATTCGCCCCCATTTGGTATTCGAGAGATCGACATAATTGATGATCGCTGGACGTGTCTCCTTCGACCATGCCTCTGGATTTAGCGAGGAGAGGTCGCCGACCGCCGCCGCTCCCCACCCCTCGGGCACCTCCCCCAACTC from Pseudomonadota bacterium encodes the following:
- a CDS encoding LA2681 family HEPN domain-containing protein; translation: MSLDRIVTKPGDVFHELSVRLSALLDADPCEAVRRAREIALDTPDRLKAMWVRAAILVDGGAATRQQDAIEEGLRLFRELYEAHPHTLVAYNLANALAAIVGYPPYSHGWLDHQERTREQRAEARRLYWKVARDTGAESKIRTQAWTNLANLLTHSFRLGEAHDARLAALQLDPANGVAAGAAARDLIWLFKQGDCSDLTRIEAEMLAKIAKEHQGHVSEYVGARTAKQLASLSDELGDPPSRSPHSDPFVRWVERERLTLAPAVELVDPALGKLDWLSLPGIMEREPDSSGATPPPVFAMFNVLKADFILARDLAWRATEDHGWPETGRFADTLDYANYGPQSSALVLAHRTALDLLDKVAVTANHYFEIGLAPDKVYFGRLWRQSNGERSAPNPLVPVVEKVVREGAYALFGLAELAEDYETKGGILHPQKELRNAGTHRFVVLHDLGDPSDGRQAPEVERYLQEPFVEEVLRALRVARSAIQMLSLAIKQRERRMLQKTGGPIGELVVPDHDWIRGHETQSKP